From Nilaparvata lugens isolate BPH chromosome 7, ASM1435652v1, whole genome shotgun sequence, one genomic window encodes:
- the LOC111056778 gene encoding elongation of very long chain fatty acids protein 7-like: MDTMKLRVHSGYDVFNHTAQNVTVEEDKLVNSWFLMSNPGPMLTLLAVYLLFVLKIGPRFMSSRKPFQLKTIMMLYNVFQIFCNSYIVISFLFHTEGHQYLLKHGCQPAEMNTNVLRIDMCVGYWRYTIMKFIDLIDTVFFVLRKKNSHMTFLHVYHHCGMALFSWCCLKYFRGEQGVLLGVMNCGVHVIMYTYYFLAGLGEEMRKRLWWKKYITTIQMGQFCIGLVYIGSLIAFGCNLPRGFSLFWALNLVIFLALFLNFYNRTYSRKPAADTVKPVTPTPDAEKTDKEKAN, encoded by the exons ATGGACACTATGAAACTACGGGTGCATAGCGGCTATGATGTTTTCAATCATACAGCACAGAATGTAACAGTAGAAGAAG ataaaTTGGTGAACTCATGGTTCCTGATGAGCAATCCAGGTCCAATGCTGACATTGTTGGCAGTCTACCTACTCTTTGTGCTCAAAATCGGTCCCAGATTCATGAGTTCACGGAAGCCGTTTCAATTGAAAACCATTATGATGCTCTACAATGTCTTccaaatattttgtaattccTACATAGTCATTTCG TTCCTCTTCCATACAGAAGGCCACCAATATCTGCTCAAACATGGTTGCCAACCAGCCGAAATGAACACAAACGTTCTTCGAATTGAT ATGTGTGTTGGCTACTGGAGGTACACaatcatgaaattcattgaTCTCATCGACACA GTTTTCTTCGTTTTGAGGAAAAAGAACTCTCACATGACATTCCTCCACGTGTACCACCATTGTGGGATGGCCCTCTTCTCCTGGTGCTGCTTGAAATACTTCAGAG GAGAACAAGGAGTCCTTTTGGGAGTTATGAACTGTGGAGTGCACGTGATCATGTACACGTACTACTTCCTGGCGGGACTCGGCGAAGAGATGAGGAAACGACTCTGGTGGAAGAAGTACATCACCACTATCCAAATG GGTCAATTCTGCATCGGACTGGTCTACATCGGCTCACTGATAGCATTCGGATGTAACCTGCCAAGAGGCTTCAGTCTGTTCTGGGCGCTCAACCTTGTCATCTTTCTGGCGCTCTTCCTCAACTTCTATAACAGGACTTACAGTCGGAAGCCTGCTGCTGATACTGTGAAGCCGGTCACACCAACGCCAGACGCTGAAAAAACCGACAAGGAAAAAGCCAACTGA